From Nocardia sp. XZ_19_385, the proteins below share one genomic window:
- a CDS encoding MFS transporter, whose translation MLALALGGFGIGTTEFVSMGLLPNIAEAMDVSEPTAGHAVSAYALGVVVGAPLIAASCARMARKRLLVLLMIAFTIGNAATVFAPTFQTLLAARFVSGLPHGAYFGVASLAAASLAPAGQRAKAVAAVMLGLSAANVVGVPGATWLGQHLGWRDAYLVVAIIGLATIAALLAFVPDLTGFKTTSPLTELGALRRPQVLLTLAVGAVGFGGMFAVYTYITTTLTDVAGMRAALVPIVLMLFGLGMIAGNIIGGVLADRGVDRAVFLAMIAMAVILAAFVAAAHNPITAGIGAFLVGASGAALAPGLQTRLMDVAADAQTLAAALNHAALNIANAAGAWLGGLVIAAGLGYTAPAVVGAGLAVAGVLLFTVTVWAARRSAPPPAYH comes from the coding sequence ATGCTGGCGCTCGCGCTCGGCGGGTTCGGGATCGGCACCACCGAATTCGTGTCGATGGGTTTGCTGCCGAACATTGCCGAGGCCATGGATGTCTCCGAGCCGACGGCCGGGCACGCGGTTTCCGCCTATGCGCTGGGCGTGGTGGTGGGCGCACCGCTGATCGCGGCGTCGTGCGCGCGGATGGCGCGCAAACGGCTGCTGGTGCTGTTGATGATCGCCTTCACCATCGGCAATGCCGCCACCGTGTTCGCGCCGACCTTCCAGACCCTGCTGGCCGCACGGTTCGTTTCCGGGCTCCCGCATGGCGCTTATTTCGGCGTGGCTTCGCTGGCCGCGGCCAGCCTCGCACCTGCCGGTCAGCGGGCCAAGGCGGTTGCCGCGGTTATGCTGGGGTTGAGCGCCGCCAACGTTGTCGGCGTTCCCGGCGCCACCTGGCTCGGCCAGCATCTCGGCTGGCGTGATGCGTACCTGGTGGTCGCGATCATCGGCTTGGCGACGATCGCCGCCCTGCTCGCCTTCGTCCCGGACCTCACCGGATTCAAAACGACCAGCCCGCTCACCGAGCTCGGCGCCCTGCGCCGTCCGCAGGTGCTGCTGACCCTGGCGGTCGGCGCGGTCGGCTTCGGCGGCATGTTCGCCGTGTACACCTACATCACCACCACGCTCACCGACGTGGCCGGCATGCGCGCGGCGCTGGTCCCGATCGTGCTGATGCTGTTCGGCCTGGGCATGATCGCGGGCAACATCATCGGCGGCGTGCTGGCCGACCGGGGTGTGGATCGCGCGGTGTTCCTGGCGATGATCGCGATGGCGGTGATTCTGGCCGCCTTCGTCGCCGCCGCGCACAATCCGATCACCGCGGGCATCGGCGCGTTCCTGGTCGGGGCTTCCGGCGCGGCATTGGCGCCCGGCCTGCAAACCCGGTTGATGGACGTGGCGGCCGACGCGCAAACGCTGGCGGCCGCGCTCAACCATGCCGCGCTCAATATCGCGAATGCGGCGGGTGCGTGGCTCGGTGGGCTGGTCATCGCCGCCGGGCTCGGGTACACCGCACCGGCCGTGGTCGGCGCGGGTCTGGCGGTCGCGGGCGTGCTGCTGTTCACCGTCACGGTGTGGGCGGCTCGCCGGTCGGCGCCACCGCCGGCCTACCACTGA
- a CDS encoding TetR/AcrR family transcriptional regulator: MTRILGGAKKPRRTQEQRSSEMRTRLLDATIDCLVEFGYAGTTTPRVAERAGVTRGAQVHHFGSKNDLVVAAISHLAQRRTEAAMQEIGRIKAGPDPIATVLDFLWELHQGPLFIAAMELWVAGRTDPVLAAAAGKVEPFVNNAVLMALAQYVPDEVTRRDARDFVYTAMDALRGILVSSFIDSDPERAHRRWQRATVHLREAAKVSLPGIRLVD, translated from the coding sequence ATGACCAGGATCTTAGGTGGCGCGAAGAAGCCGCGCCGGACGCAGGAGCAGCGTAGCAGCGAGATGCGCACGCGGCTGCTCGACGCCACCATCGACTGTCTGGTCGAATTCGGCTACGCCGGAACGACAACGCCGCGGGTCGCCGAGCGCGCGGGTGTCACCCGCGGTGCCCAGGTGCATCACTTCGGATCCAAGAACGACCTGGTCGTGGCGGCCATCAGCCATCTCGCGCAACGCCGCACCGAAGCGGCCATGCAGGAGATCGGCCGGATCAAGGCCGGGCCTGACCCGATCGCCACCGTGCTCGATTTCCTGTGGGAACTGCATCAGGGCCCGCTGTTCATCGCGGCGATGGAGCTGTGGGTGGCCGGACGCACCGACCCGGTGCTCGCGGCCGCGGCGGGCAAGGTCGAGCCGTTCGTCAACAATGCCGTGCTGATGGCGCTGGCCCAGTATGTGCCGGACGAGGTAACCCGCAGGGACGCCCGCGATTTCGTCTACACCGCGATGGACGCCCTGCGCGGCATCCTGGTCTCCAGCTTCATCGACTCCGATCCCGAACGCGCGCACCGGCGTTGGCAGCGCGCGACGGTGCATCTGCGCGAGGCCGCGAAGGTCTCGCTGCCGGGCATCCGGCTCGTCGACTGA
- a CDS encoding cytosine permease, whose amino-acid sequence MVDVDTRSTNSDGIAAAKETLEDYTLRFAPRSYRKWSPAVVGISALGGIAYLADFAIGANIGIAHGTGNALLGIAIFSIIVMLTGFPLAYYAARYNIDLDLITRGSGFGYYGSVITNIVFASFTFIFFALEGSIMAQGLELGLGIPLWLGYLLSTVLIFPLVIYGMNTLAKLQVWTTPLWLLLMVLPFGFLVVRHPESVDAFWSYGGKDGAGVSISGTLLAAGVCLSLIAQIAEQIDYLRFMPPRTPENSRKWWTWMLLAGPGWVLFGAIKQVVGLFLAVYLIANLPAAQGIANQPVHQFLEIYKDMVPGWLAMTLAVVLVVISQIKINVTNAYSGSLAWTNSYTRVTKTYPGRLVFLGVNLAIALILMEANMFDFLNNILGFYANCGIAWIVTVATDIAINKYVLKISPKVPEFRRGMLYDFNPVGLVGFGLSAVLSIMTFFGLFGELLKPYSPIVAVLVAFVATPLTAILTKGKYYLRRTDDGIELPMFDEHGNPTGETLTCVATGMEFERPDMIASAVPGPAGEIQYISSLALSTDKHGVHLLPRQH is encoded by the coding sequence GTGGTCGATGTAGACACCCGCTCGACGAACTCAGATGGAATAGCGGCGGCGAAGGAAACGCTGGAGGATTACACCCTCCGGTTCGCGCCGCGCAGTTACCGGAAGTGGAGCCCGGCGGTGGTCGGCATCTCGGCCCTGGGCGGTATCGCCTACCTGGCCGACTTCGCCATCGGCGCGAATATCGGAATCGCGCACGGCACCGGAAACGCGCTGCTCGGCATCGCCATCTTCTCGATTATCGTCATGCTGACCGGCTTTCCGCTGGCCTATTACGCGGCGCGCTACAACATCGATCTCGACTTGATCACGCGCGGTAGCGGATTCGGCTATTACGGCTCGGTGATCACCAATATCGTGTTCGCGTCGTTCACCTTCATCTTTTTCGCGCTCGAGGGTTCGATCATGGCGCAGGGCCTGGAACTCGGGCTCGGAATTCCCCTATGGCTGGGTTATCTGCTGTCCACGGTGCTGATCTTCCCGCTGGTCATCTACGGCATGAACACACTGGCCAAACTGCAGGTGTGGACCACCCCGCTGTGGCTGCTGCTGATGGTGCTGCCGTTCGGCTTCCTGGTGGTGCGCCATCCCGAGTCGGTGGACGCGTTCTGGTCCTACGGCGGCAAAGACGGTGCGGGCGTGAGCATTTCGGGCACCCTGCTGGCCGCCGGGGTGTGCCTGTCGCTGATCGCGCAGATCGCCGAGCAGATCGACTACCTGCGCTTCATGCCGCCGCGTACCCCGGAGAACTCGCGCAAGTGGTGGACCTGGATGCTGCTGGCCGGCCCGGGCTGGGTGCTGTTCGGCGCGATCAAGCAGGTCGTCGGACTCTTCCTCGCGGTCTACCTGATCGCGAATCTGCCTGCGGCCCAAGGCATCGCGAACCAGCCGGTGCACCAGTTCCTGGAGATCTACAAGGACATGGTGCCGGGCTGGCTGGCCATGACGCTGGCGGTGGTGCTGGTCGTGATCAGCCAGATCAAGATCAACGTGACGAACGCCTACTCCGGCTCGCTGGCCTGGACCAACTCCTACACCCGGGTCACCAAGACCTACCCGGGCCGGCTGGTCTTCCTGGGCGTGAACCTGGCGATCGCGCTGATCCTGATGGAAGCCAACATGTTCGACTTCCTGAACAACATCCTCGGCTTCTACGCCAACTGCGGCATCGCCTGGATCGTCACCGTCGCCACCGATATCGCGATCAACAAGTACGTCCTGAAGATCTCGCCGAAGGTGCCGGAGTTCCGGCGCGGCATGCTCTACGACTTCAATCCCGTCGGCCTGGTCGGCTTCGGGTTGTCGGCGGTGCTGTCGATCATGACCTTCTTCGGCCTGTTCGGTGAGCTGCTGAAGCCGTACTCCCCCATCGTCGCCGTGCTCGTCGCGTTCGTCGCGACACCGCTGACCGCGATCCTCACCAAGGGCAAGTACTACCTGCGCCGCACCGACGACGGCATCGAACTGCCGATGTTCGACGAGCACGGCAACCCGACAGGCGAGACGCTGACCTGCGTGGCGACCGGCATGGAGTTCGAGCGCCCGGACATGATCGCCTCGGCGGTGCCGGGCCCGGCGGGCGAGATCCAGTACATCAGCTCGCTGGCGCTGTCTACGGACAAGCACGGCGTCCACCTGCTGCCCCGCCAGCACTAG